Below is a window of Archaeoglobus neptunius DNA.
AATTTTTTGAATAACGAAACATTTTTATCTCTTTTAATTAATCTTCATTCACCCGGCGTGCCCGCCAGCCATGCGTCCTCTGATGGGTGATGAGGATTCCACTAGGCGGGCCACACTTTTTTGTGTTTTCCGAAAATTATTTCATGTATCTGTCTCGGCCAATTTAAATTGGGCCGCCAATCTTGAGTAGTCCCTTTCAAGAAAACCACCTATGCTGTGGACCCAAAAGAGAAGGATAAAGAGTCATTCCCTCACTGGGTTCCTCTCCACCCTGTGGTTGTTGAGTGGCTCAGTCCAGTTCTGAAGTTCCGCCATGTTCAGCCTCAGGCACCGGAGAACTCGGTATTTCCATACTGGAAGAAAGATCACTTACTCTCACCTTTTGTTGAGTGTAGCAAAACGGGAGTATATAAATTTGTTCAGTTTAACTTTTTTGCTTCACCCCCCTGCCTCGATATTATCCAGTTTCAAAACTAGTCTCGACCTTCCGTAGGGTCAGAACTTCTCTATATATGAACTCCTTGATTTCTGATAGTCAGGAAAGGCAATGGGTAATATTCCTCTTAGTCCCTTTCAAAATTACCAAAAAAGCTGACCTTCCACATTCAGGACAAGTTATAAAATCTAGTCAGCCTGTTAAACCTGGTCGTTCGAGAAATATTGATAATCCAAAACAGCCATTCACTTGGACTGAATGAAAAAAGAGACACAAAGGCGGGGGTGTACTAAGCTTTATATACTATGCCCCATAAGAGCCTATAGGAGTATAGCAAAATATTAATGGTGTCACTATGAAAAGAGAAGATAAAAGATTGTTAAAGCTGGCAAAATTTGTAAAACTTTTAAAGGAGGCTAAAATTCATGATTTCAAAATAAAGTCATTTGAAAGTAGGCTAAGACTCCAAAAATACGTCTATATAGCCAAAGAATTGTTTGGAATGAGTCTAGACTACCCGTTCAATTTATATTTAAGAGGTCCTTATTCTCCGACCTTAGCTGACGACTATTACAGACTTCCAACATTCGAAGGAGATTTGAGCAAAGTTAGATACGGTAAAGAAAAATTCGAGAAGTTCAAGGAGTTCGTTAAAGATAAGACTTCAACCGAGTTAGAGATCATTGCAACAACACATTTTGTGTGGAAAAGCAATAAACATTTACTTAATTCGGGGACTTACTCCAAAGAGAGACTTGAGGAACTTGTAATCAGGAAAGTCCTTAATTTAAAAGGGGATTTAATTGTAGGATTTAAGAGACCCAGTGAAGATTTGGTGAGAGAGATCCTTAAAGAGATCCAAAACATCTAAGTTTTACCCAACCTTTAGCGGATGCAATCGTTCTCCAGTACTTCGTAGATTTTCTTCAATCTCTTGCAGTAGAGCAGAATTAATTAAAACACTATCAAAAGTATATAATCTTACAGAGTTTTTGTCACATACCGCTTGGGCAAATATAACTGCGTCGGTAGGGTTGAGATAGTTCTCGATCTCTAAACACTTTTTGGCCATCATTAAAGCTTCTTTTGTTGCAGGTTTGATATCTGCACCTATTTTTTTAATTAGCTGTAATAAATTAGCGGTTTTGTCGTAAACTCCGTCAGTATTGTCCTTCTCTTTTTCAAATATCTTATTTATCACCTCGCCGATGACAATAAACGGAATAACTATATTATATGGGACAGAACGTATTTCTTTGGCCACGTAGTATTTGTCCTTTTCTTTGTATATGTATGCAAGCAAGTAATCTGAATCTACATACACTGTGGGTTGCTCAAGGTTCTTTTCTTTTTTCTTTCTCTTTTTCTTGGGCACATAAAATCAGTTTCCATACTAATTATAAATTTTACCAATATTGTAACACACTGCAAAACTCTCTATTAGCATGGTTTAGAAATATATGTATCAAATTAACACCTATTAATGGCAAAACTCATACAGAGAGGTCAAAGACCACGGGGATATAATCCAGATCAGAATCTGGAGGGCACCAAAAGTTTCTGGAGTTCCTGTCCTACGTCCAGCACCCCTTAGCGGCCGAACTAAGGTGGGGCCGCCGAGATTTGAACTCGGGTCACCGGCGCCCCAGGCCGAGAGGCTACCAGGCTACCCCACGGCCCCTGCAAGTTAAATTAAACCGATGGTTTTAAAGGTTTTTGGCATTCTAAAAATCCGAAAGGTTTTGGGTGAATTCCGTAAATTATTTATGCGTAGATGGGAAAGCACTCTAAGACGGAGGTGACGTAATGCCAGAACTAGAGGTAAAGGGAAAGAAGCTCAGGCTTGACGAGGATGGTTTTCTGCAGGATTGGGAAGAATGGGATGAAGAGGTAGCAGAGGCTTTGGCAAAGGACACCAGGTTCAGTCCGGCACCAATTGAGCTGACAGAGGAGCACTGGAAGATTATCAAATATCTGAGAGATTACTTTATAAAATATGGTGTTGCTCCACCTGTGAGAATGCTTGTAAAGCAGTGCAAGAAGGAAGTAAAACCTGACTGCAATCTGCAGTACATCTACAAGCTCTTCCCGCAGGGACCTGCAAAGGATGCCTGTAGAATTGCAGGCCTGCCAAAGCCAACCGGATGTGTCTAATCTCTTCTATATTTTTTAGCCTGCTGAACAAATCTTTTTGCCAGGCTCCTGTCTGAGAGAAAGTGTACGTGAATGTAGTTTCCCATAACGTTTTTTACCATTATTCCGTCTCTTTTTCCGTCTATACCGAAACCCCTCTTCACAGCAAATGCAAAATCTGCTTTTCCGGTAAGAATCGCCTTGGAATAGTGAAACTCGTGCCCGACGACTTTTCTCCCCCGTGTGGTTATTGGGTTACTCTTTACTGCACTGTAAACGGAGTAACCCTGTGCCTGAAATTTCTTGAACATTACTGTTTTTAGTGGTAGAAATCCGACCATTTCGTACTCTGCACTTCCCGTATCTATTTTTTCTCCCAGATACATCAACCCACCGCACTCGGCATATACCGGTCTTCCGGAATCACAGAAACTGTAAATTTCGTCTCTCAGTCTTCTGTTCCTCTCTAACTGTTCCGCAAACACTTCTGGAAAGCCACCACCAATGTAAAGCGCATCCACATCTGGTAGCCTTCTATCTCTAATGGAGTCAATGGTGACGATTTCGGCGTATCTCGAAAGCTGGTCCAGATTATCCTGATAGTAGAAAGAGAAAACTTCATCCCTCAGCACACCTATTTTAATCCCACTTTTTTTATCTTTCTCTTCAAAAAGTTTCACATCGATTGGAGGCGCCTTGTAGGCGAGATCAACAATCTTTTCCACGTCAACATGTTCTTCAATAATCCTAGCAACATTGTCAATTAATTCATCAAAATCTCCTCTCTCGTATGCGGTAACGAGACCGAGATGTCTGTATGGCATCCTGATATCTTTCCTTGGGATCACTCCGTAAACTCTAACTTTGGCGAGCTTTTCCACAGCCTTTCTAACCTTACCTGCATGCCTGTCACTCCCCACCCTGTTGAGAATTACACCTTTCAGATCTACTTCTGGATCAAAGACTTTGTATCCGAGAATTATGGCTGCTGAGGTCCTGTTCAGCCTTTCCACATTTGCAACAAGCAGAACAGGGGCTCTGAGGATCTTACTGACTTCTGCCACACTTCCCCTTTCACTTACAGCGTCTGAAGAGTCGTAGAGTCCGGTTTTACCCTCAATTACGGCTATGTCAGCCCCCTTAAAGTTTCTGACAAAAGTTTCCAGCAGGGCGTCTCTGCTCAGCATGAAACTGTCAAGGTTTCTCGAATATCTCCCGGTGGCGAGGTGGTGAAAGCCAGGATCGATGAAGTCAGGACCAACTTTGTAGGGCTGAACTGTGTAACCTTTGTTCACCAGAACCCTCATTAAACCAATTGCGACCATCGTTTTTCCGACTTTACTGCTTGTTCCTGCGATTACGACCCTTGGGACCTCCATTGATGAAATTTTCACTTCGGAAATTTATCTTTTTACAGAAAAGCTTAAATTAAGCTGCGTGGTTTAGTTTTAGCATGGACGAATTTGAGTACATTATGATGGAGGATGAGGATGAAGAGGTTGAAGGCGAGGACGAAGTAAAGCTTGCCGAGATATATAAACTCGCAACGAAGCTTTTAAAGCTGCTGGATGACATTAAAAGCTTTGAACTGAGGGAATCTGCATCTTTAATGCTCATAAGAGAGATTGTGGGAGATGATAAAGTTCTTGTGGGTCTTGCGACAAAGATGCTTCAGGATATGAGTTATGGATTTGAAGATGATGAAAGCTATGTCAGTTAAAACTCCTCTTTTTTAAAATTCTCGATTTTATAATGCTGTAGTTGACAAACAGCGCCCCGAAAAATATGTTAGTGTGGTATGTGATGAGTCTCCAGAGAGCAACAAGTATCCCCAGAATGTTCGTGTCGACGAAGTTTGAGTAAAGGTAGGCCATGCTAACCTCTGCAATTCCGCTGCTGCCGGGTGTCAGGGGTATAAGGGAAACTATGACGATTATAAGCTGGGCAGTGTAGGAAAAGAGGTAATAAGGGTCATAGCCAAGCGAAATCAGTATGAATGAGGGCACCATAAAACCGGCAGACCATAGAATAAGGGTGATGACGTAAAGCACAAAGATGCTACTCAGAGAATTGGAGAGCATTTTTATTGTAGCTTCCCTGAACCTCCTAAGCTCCCGTGAAAAAGCATTTGAGTATTTTTCTGCCTTTTTTTCATTAAACTTTCGGACAAGCCTGTAAAGGACGTCTGCGAATTTTTCAATACTGCTTTCGTTCCTCAAAACCCTGAAGAGAGCGTAAAGAAAAACCAGAAGGAGAGAAATGAATATCACAGCGATTTTAAAACCAAAGCTGGTTGAAAATCCTGTGATAATCAGGAAAACCGGCAGTGCTGTTGAAAAGTACATCGAGTCGAGAACCCTCT
It encodes the following:
- a CDS encoding type II toxin-antitoxin system VapC family toxin encodes the protein MPKKKRKKKEKNLEQPTVYVDSDYLLAYIYKEKDKYYVAKEIRSVPYNIVIPFIVIGEVINKIFEKEKDNTDGVYDKTANLLQLIKKIGADIKPATKEALMMAKKCLEIENYLNPTDAVIFAQAVCDKNSVRLYTFDSVLINSALLQEIEENLRSTGERLHPLKVG
- a CDS encoding UPF0104 family protein — protein: MSSGSSARAAMIGILVSVVVTAIIFKYTETEITWSVIKRADWRYLLLAFFMQVLFWILWAFRLQLLSKYLGYSIAFTYSVEVTMASMFTAAITPSSAGGEPVRVKMLSDRGVDVGTSAFIVLAERVLDSMYFSTALPVFLIITGFSTSFGFKIAVIFISLLLVFLYALFRVLRNESSIEKFADVLYRLVRKFNEKKAEKYSNAFSRELRRFREATIKMLSNSLSSIFVLYVITLILWSAGFMVPSFILISLGYDPYYLFSYTAQLIIVIVSLIPLTPGSSGIAEVSMAYLYSNFVDTNILGILVALWRLITYHTNIFFGALFVNYSIIKSRILKKRSFN
- a CDS encoding TusE/DsrC/DsvC family sulfur relay protein, with the protein product MPELEVKGKKLRLDEDGFLQDWEEWDEEVAEALAKDTRFSPAPIELTEEHWKIIKYLRDYFIKYGVAPPVRMLVKQCKKEVKPDCNLQYIYKLFPQGPAKDACRIAGLPKPTGCV
- a CDS encoding cobyrinate a,c-diamide synthase; its protein translation is MEVPRVVIAGTSSKVGKTMVAIGLMRVLVNKGYTVQPYKVGPDFIDPGFHHLATGRYSRNLDSFMLSRDALLETFVRNFKGADIAVIEGKTGLYDSSDAVSERGSVAEVSKILRAPVLLVANVERLNRTSAAIILGYKVFDPEVDLKGVILNRVGSDRHAGKVRKAVEKLAKVRVYGVIPRKDIRMPYRHLGLVTAYERGDFDELIDNVARIIEEHVDVEKIVDLAYKAPPIDVKLFEEKDKKSGIKIGVLRDEVFSFYYQDNLDQLSRYAEIVTIDSIRDRRLPDVDALYIGGGFPEVFAEQLERNRRLRDEIYSFCDSGRPVYAECGGLMYLGEKIDTGSAEYEMVGFLPLKTVMFKKFQAQGYSVYSAVKSNPITTRGRKVVGHEFHYSKAILTGKADFAFAVKRGFGIDGKRDGIMVKNVMGNYIHVHFLSDRSLAKRFVQQAKKYRRD